In Nicotiana tabacum cultivar K326 chromosome 11, ASM71507v2, whole genome shotgun sequence, a single window of DNA contains:
- the LOC107821871 gene encoding GATA transcription factor 8-like isoform X1 → MGSNLVDEIDCGSFFDHIDDLIDFPLENESAGLSSTDCKDFPSIWNDPLPDSDSLFSGSHRNSASDFSAELSVPYEDIVQLEWLSTFVEDSFSGGGLTLGKENFPLYKETSEAKFQTSSPVSVLESSSSSSSSSCSVEKTVPLSSPCHRGPQRARSKRPRPATFNPAPVIQLISPTSSFTEIPQPFVARGIASESENFAESPMKKILKPAVAEQKKKKLKLSFPSARVEANQNPVAQTIRKCQHCEITKTPQWRAGPMGPKTLCNACGVRYKSGRLFPEYRPAASPTFVPSIHSNSHKKVIEMRTKFVPDNNANIARTAPPATVTQPEFNPSNKESVEEENK, encoded by the exons ATGGGGTCAAATTTGGTGGATGAGATAGACTGTGGTAGCTTCTTTGACCACAttgatgatttgattgatttCCCTCTAGAGAATGAAAGTGCTGGCCTTAGTTCTACTGATTGCAAAGATTTTCCCAGCATTTGGAATGATCCCTTGCCGGATTCCGACTCCCTTTTCTCCGGCAGCCACCGGAATTCAGCCTCCGACTTCTCCGCCGAGCTCTCTGTTCCG TATGAGGATATTGTCCAGCTTGAATGGCTGTCAACATTTGTGGAGGATTCCTTTTCGGGCGGAGGATTGACTCTCGGGAAAGAAAATTTTCCTCTTTACAAAGAGACATCCGAAGCCAAATTCCAGACTTCGAGTCCTGTCTCCGTGCTTGAGAGCAGCAGCAGTAGCTCTTCCTCTTCTTGTTCAGTTGAAAAAACTGTTCCACTTAGTAGTCCATGCCACCGGGGTCCACAACGTGCTCGTAGCAAGCGTCCTCGTCCTGCAACGTTTAATCCCGCGCCAGTAATTCAACTTATCTCTCCAACATCATCCTTTACTGAGATTCCCCAGCCATTTGTTGCTCGAGGAATTGCTTCAGAATCAGAGAATTTCGCGGAGTCTCCCATGAAGAAGATTCTGAAACCTGCTGTAGCAgaacagaagaaaaagaaactcaaGTTGTCGTTTCCTTCAGCTCGGGTCGAGGCAAATCAGAATCCGGTGGCACAGACAATTAGGAAATGCCAGCATTGCGAGATAACAAAGACTCCACAATGGAGGGCAGGTCCAATGGGACCAAAAACTCTGTGCAACGCGTGTGGTGTTCGTTACAAGTCAGGACGACTCTTTCCTGAATACCGGCCTGCTGCAAGTCCTACATTTGTTCCATCAATTCACTCAAACTCTCACAAGAAAGTTATTGAAATGAGAACCAAGTTTGTCCCGGACAACAATGCCAACATAGCTAGGACCGCGCCACCAGCAACAGTCACCCAACCGGAGTTCAACCCGAGTAACAAAGAGTCAGTGGAGGAAGAGAACAAGTGA
- the LOC107821871 gene encoding GATA transcription factor 8-like (The RefSeq protein has 1 substitution compared to this genomic sequence): protein MGSNLVDEIDCGSFFDHIDDLIDFPLENESAGLSSTDCKDFPSIWNDPLPDSDSLFSGSHRNSASDFSAELSVPYEDIVQLEWLSTFVEDSFSGGGLTLGKENFPLYKETSEAKFQTSSPVSVLESSSSSSSSSCSVEKTVPLSSPCHRGPQRARSKRPRPATFNPAPVIQLISPTSSFTEIPQPFVARGIASESENFAESPMKKILKPAVAEQKKKKLKLSFPSARVEANQNPVAQTIRKCQHCEMTKTPQWRAGPMGPKTLCNACGVRYKSGRLFPEYRPAASPTFVPSIHSNSHKKVIEMRTKFVPDNNANIARTAPPATVTQPEFNPSNKESVEEENK from the exons ATGGGGTCAAATTTGGTGGATGAGATAGACTGTGGTAGCTTCTTTGACCACAttgatgatttgattgatttCCCTCTAGAGAATGAAAGTGCTGGCCTTAGTTCTACTGATTGCAAAGATTTTCCCAGCATTTGGAATGATCCCTTGCCGGATTCCGACTCCCTTTTCTCCGGCAGCCACCGGAATTCAGCCTCCGACTTCTCCGCCGAGCTCTCTGTTCCG TATGAGGATATTGTCCAGCTTGAATGGCTGTCAACATTTGTGGAGGATTCCTTTTCGGGCGGAGGATTGACTCTCGGGAAAGAAAATTTTCCTCTTTACAAAGAGACATCCGAAGCCAAATTCCAGACTTCGAGTCCTGTCTCCGTGCTTGAGAGCAGCAGCAGTAGCTCTTCCTCTTCTTGTTCAGTTGAAAAAACTGTTCCACTTAGTAGTCCATGCCACCGGGGTCCACAACGTGCTCGTAGCAAGCGTCCTCGTCCTGCAACGTTTAATCCCGCGCCAGTAATTCAACTTATCTCTCCAACATCATCCTTTACTGAGATTCCCCAGCCATTTGTTGCTCGAGGAATTGCTTCAGAATCAGAGAATTTCGCGGAGTCTCCCATGAAGAAGATTCTGAAACCTGCTGTAGCAgaacagaagaaaaagaaactcaaGTTGTCGTTTCCTTCAGCTCGGGTCGAGGCAAATCAGAATCCGGTGGCACAGACAATTAGGAAATGCCAGCATTGCGAGATAACAAAGACTCCACAATGGAGGGCAGGTCCAATGGGACCAAAAACTCTGTGCAACGCGTGTGGTGTTCGTTACAAGTCAGGACGACTCTTTCCTGAATACCGGCCTGCTGCAAGTCCTACATTTGTTCCATCAATTCACTCAAACTCTCACAAGAAAGTTATTGAAATGAGAACCAAGTTTGTCCCGGACAACAATGCCAACATAGCTAGGACCGCGCCACCAGCAACAGTCACCCAACCGGAGTTCAACCCGAGTAACAAAGAGTCAGTGGAGGAAGAGAACAAGTGA